cgcaACGGAGTACGTTCGAAAACTAAAAGGAATCACTTCATTCAGTCAAGCTCGTTTTGTTTAAACCTATATATTTATAAGCATttaaatgatatatcatactaaatatataactgtttgtaataaaaacaattttcaattatttatattttacgcATTGTATAATATTGTAAAGTAATTATTTCGATTTCATTCCGCAATATATTTAACTGGAAAATTCTGAACGTTACTTATTATTTACAGTAATACTCGTTTCTCGTTTGTTTtggttttgttatttaatatttatcgaAAGAAACAAAAGCAAAAgatatgattaaattaaatacagatTATGGATTAAAGCTTTACAATGTCCGACATTTGCAGACTCTGTTTATCGTTTTCTAGTGATAATATGCGGCCATTAACCGATTGTGATGGTATCGTGTATAACAGCATAAGTTTTAAGATCCATGTAAGTTATATTTCAGACTAATTAacgtgttatttttaatataattaacatTGGATAAGGCACCTAACTGTTTTCACTTAAATTTAATTCATTACTTAGTAATAAATATGCAAGGAATATTTAATTAATGGTAAAGTATGACGACTATTTAATAACTGTTGAATCACTGTGTATTTATTATTGCATTTTACAGATTCCCTTAAACAATGTATTTCCAAATCATATATGCGGCGTATGTGTTAATAAGATGACCGATTTTAATAATTTCTGCTTGCAAGTACAAAAAAACGAGGAAAATCTGCTCAAAGAACTGAACAAAGGAAAATACGCTTTAGACAAATTTTACgaacaattaaaaaataaaatcaaacaagAAAACACACTGATACATGAAAATCAAGAAGCCATTGACAGTGTAAAAgaaaatgaagtaaaaattAAGACTGAAGTTATTAATTCCGACTGTGATACTGATTTTGATCCCGAAGATGATGTACCACTTTTGAAAACAAGAGATAGTAATATTGGACACACAGACACAAatgttactaaaactgaaatAGAGATTAAAGAGACAAATGTTTCTCCaagaatttttagttttaaatgtcttacatgttttgaaatatttattagtcaaaataaattgttaaatcaTTACAACAGTGTACATAAAGTCAAAGCGGAAACTAAAGGAAATCAGTATACACAAATTGATAGTGatgaaaaaatatacaaatgtaATAAATGTGACAAAACCTATGATAATGTAAGATCGGTAAATAAACATGCTAAAACACATTGTGACGAAAATTTCCATTGTAAACTTTGCGGTAAGTACATTGCATACATTGCACTATTTTATATTGAATGAATCCTCCAACGCGAGGCTAATAGTGAGTTATTGCTGTCtaaatgaaatatttacaaatacaaatacaagataagataagataaagtttACTAAGTTCAAAAGGTTACATCACATACATAATTTCTTAAGATATGTTACATAGGATTCTCTGTCCAAGATCTTTCGCTGATACTTAAATTAGGTATAAACCTGAGCTATAAGTACCAGCTAccaaatacaaattatttatttgccagaatacagTGGGTATGTTGATGGTGACATAAAATTAGAAGTGCTGTGTACTCTACTCACAATTgagcaaaatataaaatatacttggtcaagcaaatcttgtctgtagaaaaaggcggcaaatttgaaaaatcgcggattCGCAACACTACggttgaattgttcgaaaatcgcgtgtcatttatatcttatctgtggaactgttttgtttacatttcatcgttgttcgatgtacattgctgcttttggtttgtttcctagggataccatactttagtttgttttacattgctactgacatatcctgcttgacagactatattgtAACAAATACTTCTTTAACATTGCCTAAACCGCTAATAAGTTTGCATTAAGACCatctgttgttacctctatccAATTATCATTGTTTATGTTTCTCTACATGTAATGTTAACTGTGTgatgcacacctcaataaagagtattgtattgtatatttttttgtgttgtATATTTTCGAGtagactataaaaaatatttttggttttTTGATCACTACAGGAAGGACATATAAAACTGTGTCAGAAATCATAAGACATGGCAGAGCTCACAATGGTATGAAAATGTCTTGCTCATTGGGATGTGGCTTTGCTACAGTGTACTCCGGAGCCCTGAAGAGTCATGAGCGAAGGCACAAGGAGGAATTTAAGGTAATCCTTTGATTTATTCTATACACTATACACTACACTACATGCATACTTTATAGAAACATGATCTGACAAttttactaaagtctatttttttattcggtagactgaaatgacagctaattgtatgaacatgaaatgtcatttcatactattaactgtcatttcagtctaccgaataaaaaaatagactttagagagactacacacacacacacacacacacgcacacataccacatacacacacacacacacacacacacacacacacacactgggGAGCTTATTCTATAAAGTGTTATATGTAAATACTGCAAATAAATTGACTGCATGTTGTGCatgatattaaaatattgtacaCCATAAATATGGTAGACTGCGGAAAAGGATTTATCTTAATTAGTGTTATATAAAACCATTTTGAAAACCTTCGAAAGAGACATAACATAGGGCTGGTccctaaaatatataaaagttaaaaaaaagtcatataacttatgaatacataaaaaaattaaaagatcTATACGTACAATAAAAAGAAGCCACCTTAATTATCAATTGCTGTATTTTCTAGTTCAAATGTGAGACCTGTGGAAAGAGCTTCCAAGTGAAGACCTGGTATGAACAGCATCAGAACATACACACTGGGGCTAAACCATACACCTGCGATATATGCGGAACGGCGTTTCATATGGACAGGTGGGTATAATCGCAAAACTAAACTAActcggctcagcgacccaaagaggatcttggcctccgaaacgagagcacaccatttttcccgatcctgcgccgtttcctgccaattatcggcttgaagctgaaaGCTGACAGATCCGCTTCCACgctgtctccccagcggtatcggtaaccagtcggtcttcccaggtacgccctcttggcaTGCTCGTGAAGTTGACCACCCCATATCGtttgcccgcaaatggcatatctatatcgttagttcatcgttagttcacgtttgttcagtaggtaaaatcgtaaggacccgattccatcatcgattttttttaaaaacaaaatgggggtggctgtcttcacgctaGCCACCCCATACCACTTTTTGCAAGTTTTTTTGGTCTAGATAGCAAGATATTCGTTAGTTCATGATTGTTCAGGCATTGGAATCGTTTGGACCCGAttccttcatttttttattttttttaaagtggggtggctgtcttcacgctaACCTCTATGCAGCTCGGTCCTCTCCCATACCCAACATAATCGCAAAAAACCTACGAATTTTGTAGGAACTTCTGTAACAGGGTAATTTAACCTCCTAAGTCtgtacattacaatgtacatatttgtTGCAATTTAATTTGAACTTTTCATAAAATAGAGTGCCtaccatttcttttgtttcattgcttttGCATTTACTGCCAGGTGTGTGCACTATCCttagtcgcttttcgctacatacggttttttcccatgttatcggttacgctacgctcgtagcgcgtagcaaccgctggcactgaatgtgttaaagaacAAGGttcaatttaaaaactttctatGGCGGGTCTTACGTGGTAAGGAGATTTTTACAAATGACACGaaattttcacaatttttttgcGATCTAagacagttttatttattaatatgtgacgttatctatgaaaagggaccttattgtcgatggcgcttacgcctttgttaacgaatgctccgatataaatacaatgccgcgcgacgctgagcggcgtaagcgccatcgacaataaggttccttctcatagataatgccccatattactATTTCCTATGTAACAGGTACCTGAAGGCTCATTGCAGTGCCGTGCACCCTGAAGCGTCCTCAAAGAAACGTTACGTGTGCGTACACTGCTCCAAGCCTTGCGGGACTATGAAGGCACTTACGAGGCATTTGAAGGTACAAAAAAAACCCGgctagacaaaaaaaaaatacgttaaaaAACCACAGACGAACAAACTGATATTTTGAAAGTCTTAGGGTTCATTGGTGACTACGAAATCTTATAAAGCGAGAACAAACTTCTTAGTTAAGTCATGTTCCTTTATTAAGGTGtgcaataaaattattgttatgtttgtttttgttaacATTTATTGCCTGAATATTCTACACTTACTTTATGAATTACCACGAGTTAAATCACTTTCTTTTCGGGCACCTTGGGCTCACGACTGCTAGTAGTAATTTAGACAGTtctgagagcgagaaagaaaatGTTTCATGCGTTAGGGAAAGTTATCACGATTGTGACTGTCAGACTGTTTTGTGAGTGAAAATttatgtgtaaaaaaaatagcactttttattatttgattaTGTTTCAGGAGCATGGTATAACATACAGTGTACTGTGCGATCTGTGTGGTAAAACATTATCCAGCTCAGAGCAACTCGCGATCCACAAGAGGCTACACACAGGCGTGAAACCATATTCCTGCAGGTCTGCTCACAATTTAGTGTTGCCattttaatctaatacctttaaacgagcaattcttgtttatttatttatttctatatatatatttcagggatctcgaaaacagctctaacgatttcgatgaaatttgctatacgggggttttgggggcgaaaaatcgatctagctaggtcttatctctgggaaaacgcgcattttcgaatatttatatattttccgagcgaagctcggtcacccagatatttacttTTAATCGTTCATACGTTCATATATAGTGTGGAAAACACCACTTCACTCAGTCAGTAAGAATcaagaaaattaaattatactttcttttgggtgctattactagggtaagacaaagacagtgtaattctctctgtttatgtttgaaatgtcGTGTTGCGCGCGCTTAAGCGAAACACCCCGCCAATAGGGTCCACACAAAACGAGCTGCCTCGCGAGGAAATTTGCCGCGCGAGGCAGTTCGGTCGGTGGAGACGTGCCCCGCCCGAGGCAATGCGGCCGAGGCACATCTACACAACTGCTTCGCGCAGCAATTTCGTTCCGTGTGGACCAGCCTAATCAATATTCGTACATCATTACCGGCATCAAAATGACcttaattgtaaataacaaaactGGCCAGCTTCTATTTCTGCTCGCAGCGGATATACCGTAACGTTTTAGAAAGAAAAAGATACCATATTGTCTTATTTTAAGGATTATTTATTACCATATTAAATACCAAGAAAGCTTTTGTCTGGAGATGTCGCATAACTGAAAATATTAGCAGTGTTTTGTATTTTATACCCTTAATTTCAGCATATGCCACAAAGCTTTCGCAAGACGCTCAAATCTAAAACTACACCACATCACGCACAGCGGGGAACGCGCGCACGCTTGTACAGCGTGCGGCAAGCGCTACAGCCAGCGTAGCACGCTGCACAGACACGTGCACAGGTATAGCTGTCTCACTCTAACTGTATAGCTGTCTCTACTGACACTTCACCACATCACGCACAGCAGGGGACGCGCGCACGCGCACCCAACGTAGCACGCTGCACAGACATGCATGTGTCTGTGCCACAGACACATGCATGACATGCATAGGTACTACCTACCTGGTGTATTTAACGCCTAATTTCATAACCCAACCAACTCACAGAACTTTTGTTTTAGAAATCATGGCCATCTGTATAGTGACGCCTTTAAGAAGTTTAAAAGTAAATGGCACTGTACTGTGTATACACACATAAACATTTTCATTGTGGTTTTGTACCTGTAACAGCGGTTAAACGAGCCTATTTTGAGTTTTGaagataaaaatatacctacctacagccacagaataaataatagtactaagtacagaatacTCACTCtcttaacaaaacgcgtctgttacgatcagccacagacatacaattcgcgctcgcgcttgacagacagcttaagtgtgcgaaagggaagccatcgcgtatatgaacatcccatgagtgcgaaaaagtcagactaccaatgagaaaacgtaaccacttttgagtttgacgacggccgcggacggccaagagcgtatcacggtaattttcaaattgaaaaatatacacggattaggacgaaaagtattaaataaagtaattcagtgaagatggtgtcttgtagtgtgccggatttcagtgttacagtgccaaataatccaagcaaatactcatttcagaggatttatgatattccgagcgaaattttcataacgatattttgtcaaattaacagcgtaaaaagtgtaagaagccggtttataaagttcattataagtttttcttccttcgtgTGCTGTTAGCGCTGTTGGCAGCACCGCCACCTTCGAGCCAACCAATGATGTGTTAGAACGCAGCCCTGCATCTCCAGGATGCCAACATGCACGGCGAGGTCAGCGGCCAACCAGAAAGCGCGATGCTGGCGCCAGAGTTTCGCCTATGCAACGCATCTCCAGGCAGCGCGCCGCAAGCATCACTCTCTTGCATTCTAACCACCGTACCCATCGCGCGTGTCCTAGACTTATAAAGAACCTTATATATTGTACTCATTGAATAccattaaaaatggtaatttaatttaacatttgttttatttaaatagcgccAAAAGGGCGCAAACATAAATTGGTGACCGTGACAGGACACGCGCGGAATATTTTGAGCCTTTTTACAGTGCCTGAGCAAAGGCCGCCATCTTGGGACGCTGTGGGCCTGGAGCCGGCGTCGACGCAAGCTACCAACCAACAACACCGCGTGCCATCGCCGCCAGCTCAAGATAAACCCGAAGACACAAGAGGGAAGGCAGCGGCGACTGGGTCCGGTTCAAAACTACGAGGAGCGTCGGCGCATAGCAACAAGGCGGCAGCGCGTGGCGGCTGGCGAATCGAGGAAAGTGCCGTGAGGGGTGCCCAACATAACCCGTTTTTTACCTTACCCCTTACCACCTAACCACTTACCTTACCTTTGCCATTCTTACCTTAAATACCTTTTGCCTTAACTTTAAACTTAAAATCCTTTTGGTAATTAAAACTCAACTTAAATTTCTTTGCGTAAATTGTAACGTAAATTCAACATTCCCAataataatttagtacctacattgACTTTGACCTTTACTTAACCTCACTTGACAACTTACTTTAAACTCAAATACCATTGAATTCCCTTACAACCTAACCTTAAAAGAGTGCTTATTGTGTAATTATTGCCTTCATTTGTGTTTTACTTTCAGAATAGTTCTTCAAAGTGTGATAATCGTGTGCGGGCTCGCTTTCTGCCACGTTGGCATATACCTACTGTTAACAGTGTTAAGCATCTGTTAAACTTTATTTCTGCTTAAATGCCTATCGGGGCTttcttaatttcatttaaactaTAGTGAAGTGCTATTATTCAttccatttaaaatttaaagacgTACTTTTCTAAAAACCAGTGAAATTGCATGAGCCTTTTTTTATTTCGTGACGAAACCTTTTTAATCACGCATTCACGCTTAATTCATTTGCACTTAAAGGCCCAAACGTGTGTTCTCTTAAAATTTGACTTTCTTAATTGTATTCCGAGTACTTTCGCTGACCTAATCAGATTCTTTTTAACTTCACCGCTGCTTGCATCTTGGTTTGTGTTCGCATATGCACATATTCGTTTGCACAATTTCAGTGGGCAACCTGTCGAAGTGCGTGCCGCGTGCCACGAATACATCGTGCCACGCCCACATCTATCACCACGTGGCAAGTTGTCCAGTGTGAAGCCGCAAGCTGCTGCGACACACCAAGGGCACCTCTGCGTAGCTGTTGAAGTCACTAAGGGGCGTAAGCTGTTTtgccaatttttattttcttacgtGGATAACTTTAAACttgcatttaaattaaaattttgttagactTGCTAGCTCAGCTAAAAACATAATTCAACATGACTGAAGCAGCAAAAAGGGAAGCTCTTTTGGCAGAACTACGTGTTAAACGTGGCTCCATAAAGGGTCAGGTTTCTAAATTCCGtggctacttaaaaacaattaCAGATGATGAAGTGCTAACCGGTGTTAAATTCAATGAGCTGACCTTAAGATTAAATAAAGTTATAGAGTTATCCACGCGCCTTGACGAGCTGCAAACTTCGATAGAAGTAGCTAACTCTGACAATCTTGACAGTGAACTTTTAGAACGGGACACTAATGAGACTCATATTAACACTGCTATAGCTACAGCTCAGAGTATACTTGAACGCTCTCAGGCTCAAAAAATGTCACCGGAGACTTCTGTTAAAACCTGTTCTTCAGGAGGCTGTCACTCGGAGCATCTCGGCTTCAAGCTCCCTCAAATTAAAATCTCTAAATTTGACGGATCTTATTATAAATGGATGGAATTCAAAGACCTTTATGAATctttaattcataataatgaaCACATTAAGCCTATCCATAAGTTTCATTATCTGAGTTCCTATCTTGAGGGAGAGGCTTCGAGAGTCATAGCAAATTTAGAAGTTTCCGCTGCCAACTACACTGAAGCCTGGAAACTTTTATGTGACAGGTTCAGTAACAAAAGGCAACTGATTACTAACCACttaaatgctttatttaatttagagcCCATACAGCGAGAATCTGATAAatcattaagatttttaagcgACCATGTTACTAAAAACCTCCGTGCCCTTAAAACATTGGGGCAACCAACGGAGCACTGGGATACAATGTTAGTACATTTGTTAGCGGCTAAATTGGACACTAATACTAATTCAAAATGGGAAGAGCATAGAAACACTCTTAAGGAGTGGCCCACACTTGAAGATTTTAGGGAATTTTTAAAGAATCGTGCAGATATTTTAGAAAACCTATACCGCTCAAAGCGGGACAAACAAGCTAACCACAAGCCAGAGCCTGtggctaataaaacttcatttaaacatgataaaaacataaaaaccttCATGATTTCAGAGAAACAAAGTGACAACAAGGGTCGGCCGTGCGTCGTGTGCCATGGCGATCACAGGGTGTACGACTGCCCAGTCTTTAGAAAAATGTCAGTCGACGAGCGCTGGGCGCGGGCGTCCACCCTGAAGCTGTGCCATGTCTGCCTCCGACCGGACCACGAGACCCGCGCTTGCAAGTTAAACGGCTGTCGCGTATGTAAGAGACGacacaatacatacctacacacctCACCAACTAACACTTCTAATAGTGGAGCTAACATGGAACAGACAGTTCAGTCTACCGATAGTGCTAGGGTTAATGTAGGGTAACTAGGGCTGTCATCCGAGCTGTCCGACTGCCGTCGTTGGTGGTCGTGTCCACTGcgcacttatttatttattcataacaataaaattgtaacgGTGTCAAATCAGTGTCAGCACTTTTCTTATAAACTGTGAATATACGCGGAGTTATACAGACTGTGTAATGGATACAATTTCACAACGTTGCGATGACTGGTAGAGACGCATTTAATAGAAGTTCACGAACTCTGCGAAGCCCTCCTCCAGAAAGAAGACCGGCTATGGAAACTGCCCAAGGAACCCCGGTAGCCGTAGCACCAGCCGAAGGACCCGAAATTGTATCAACTGCCGAAATCCAGAATTGGATATCCGAAATTGAAAGGCGCcttaatgaaatttgcaccatTTCAAATGAGGGCAAGTTAAATTCAGACCAAAAAATTAGAATAAACACGCTTAGTAAAAGCGTTTTGGGCGGAATCTCTCAAATGGCTGTTCAGTATCAAGCGGTCAAACAGAATTTCTTACTTTGCCAAGCTCAAGTGAATACCCTGTCCCAGCAAAAAAACATTAGCACCCAACTTCATGAAATCAAGCAGCGCCTGGAAGCTAAAACAACAACCGAAGCAAAACAATCCTTCGCCGATATGGTCAGGACCGGGAAAAGTTCAGCTGTGGTGCCCACCAATACTAGCAGCATCGCTATTTACCCTGCAGATAAAGAAAAATCTAGTGAGGATACCAAACACCTGATCCAAAACTTAATCAAGCCAGAGGCCCTAAAACTTCACGTTCGCGGTATGAGGAAGACAAAGAATGGTGGTATCATAATCAGCACTGATAGAAAGGATGACCTCGAAAAGCTTAAAGCATCTCAGCAGCTTCAGCAATCGGGACTTAAAGTGGAAGACACGACCAAAAGGAGACCGAAGATAATCATACTAGGAGTCCCGACAAATATGACCGAAAAAGAGGTATTCGATTGTATTTTCGAACAAAACTTTGTGGACCTTCAACCGAGTCTCTCCAGGGACATATTTATGAGCTCAGTGAAACTTAGTCATAAATCAGGAAAAAATGACTTATCCACCTGCAACTACATTCTAGAATGCACAGCCGAAATACGACGAATGCTTATACAACAACAACGCGTTTTTATTAATTGGACATCTTGCCCAGTACGAGACTTTACTCTCTTGACCAGGTGTTATTTTTGCCATTTATACGGCCATTCGGCTAAATATTGCAGAGATACAGCACCTACGTGTGGACATTGTGGGTCATCAGGACACAGTATAAAAGAGTGCACAAAACAAGGCGATCCTCCCAAATGCGCTACATGTCAACGCTTTAAGAAGCCGTGCAATCATAAAACCGGAGACGAGCAGTGTCCAGCGATGAAATTTGCGCAAATTAGATATTTAAATTCCATAAACTATGAAGGCGACTAGAGCGCCGCGATTAAACGCCATTTGCTGCACATATCAACAAAGGTAGATAACGCAAACAACGTCTTACTTGATGAGCtacattgaatttaaaattaGGATAGACTTATTTGTACAAATTGAATAGTTATGTCACGACTTAACATTTTTTATAGTAGAACATAGTCACTtagtttattgttattataaataatatttttgttaacttaAGCATTTCCCCACTTACTCATTGACCTACAAAATCTGCATACCTAAGATacaagtaaatgtttacttagtttaggtatgtttattaaattatatttagcaattgaaaataaaattatagttggtattttagttctaactttattaaagtgtattagaaaataatatgtatgaatgtcctattacttaagtatatattgcaaaattaccagtgtaaaaatcaaactagcataagttttattgaataaatattatcttatcttatcttatcttaatgtagCCTGCGCCTCCACTATGCTAACTTCTGACAGTGCAGAGGTGCATCACACCTTCACTGCTAATACTTTGCTTACCAATAGCGAAGCATTGCTCTCAACTGCTCTAATTGAAATAGTTAACCCTTtcaacaataaaaaagaaactgtgAAGTGTCTGTTGGATAGCTGCTCACAGTCTAATTATCTTACTGAAGCATTAAGACAACGCTTGCAACTTGATCTTCAGCCTCTAACTGCCTCAAATGTTACAGGAATAGGAAATACGCCTCTGACCTATAAGCCTGTACGTTGTGCAGCTcatattaaatctaaattaagcGATTTCAATGCCAATCTTGACTTTCTAGTTTTAGACCAAATAACTGATCGCTTCCCACTAAAATATGTTGACGTTAGTCAACTTAATTTACCTGCTACTATGCAGCTTGCAGACCCAACTTTTAATGTGCCATCCCAAATTGATATGCTGTTGGAAGTGGAAATGTTTTGGTCAATTGTAACAGGTGCTGCAAAAACAATGCCAACGAGCAAGCGCACCTTCCTAATCCCATCTAAACTTGGGTGGCTAGTAGCTGGCCCGGTAGAGGGAGCCACTACACATGTAAATTCGGTAACCACACGTAGCCATCTTTGCTTAGCTGATCTGTCGGCCCAAATGACAAAGTTTTGGGAGACAGAGGAGCTGCCGTCAGAGGCGGACTCCATCAAAAATGGGAGTGAGTTCGACTCTCACCCCATAGAAAAACACTTTGTTGAAAATACCTATCGCCAATCTGACGGCAGGTTTGTAGTGCGTTTACCTTTAAAAGATACACCAGACTGCCTAGGCAACACATTCAACATAGCTAAAAAGCGCTTATTTAACTTAGAAAAGCGTTTTAGTAAAcagcctgagcttaaatcaatgtATGTTGATTTCATAAATGAATATAGGGATTTAGGGCATCTGTCGGAGTCTAAGCAATGTTATACAGCCAACCACCTCCCTCATCACCCTGTGATGAAGGAGAGTGAATCTACTCGCTTAAGAACTGTGTTCAACGCTAGTTGCCCAACCTCCTCTGGTTATTCTATCAATGATATTCAGTTGGTAGGACCAAATATCCAAAACTCACTGTTTGAAATATTGCTTAGATTCCGTCAGTACAGGTATGTGCTCTCGGGTGACATAGAAAAACAATACAGGCAaattttaatgaatgaaatgGACAGAAACCTACAAGTGATTCTATGGCGCGAAGACGAGCACCTACCTATACGCTCTCTCACTTTAAATACAGTAACGTATGGCTTTGCGTCGGCGAGCTGGCTAGCGGCTCGCTGTTTGTGGCAGTTAGGGGCTGAGAGCAAGGATCCTTTGGTTAGgaccattatacaaaatgattttTACTGTGATGACTTATTAACAGGCGCAGACTCTGAATCAGAGCTGCTTCATATACAGGCCGGCGTCTCACAGTCTTTAGCCTCTGGTTGTTTCAATTTGCGTAAATACCGTTCGAATTCAAACGCGTTACTAAAGTCAGATTTCATTAATCAAGATGATCATCTAGCTTTGAGTCAAGCTTGTCAAACACTTGGACTGGGGTGGCAACCCAGCCAAGATATATTaaacttttcaattaaaaatgatCACTCTGATGAAACAATTACAAAACGAACAATTTTGTCTAAAACGTTCCAAGTATTTGATCCCTTAGGTCTTTTAAGCTTGTGCACAGTCAAACCTAAgatattaatacaaactttGTGGAAAGAAGGCAAATCTTGGGACGAGCCAGTTTCGCCTGAAATACAGCGAATCTGGTcgcgatttataaaaaaattgcatcaCATTAAAGGACTCAGTATACCTAGATATGTATTGTGCGAGGCGCCCTCCACAATAGAACTACATTGCTTTTCTGACGCTGCAGAGACTGCATATGCAGCCTGCATTTATGTAAAAACTATTTCTGACTCGGGTGAACAACAAGTCCACCTGCTGTGTGCGAAAGACAGAATAGCTCCAATCCGGCGCACAACTATACCACGATTAGAATTAGCTGGGTGCTTGTTAGCAGCACAAACATATGCAGCCGTAGTAGGAGCCTGGAGACGTCCTGTCTCTCGCACAATATTCTGGACTGACTCTAGCTGCTGCCTGGCTTGGCTAAAGACAGACAGATCCAAACTAAAAACTTTTGTAGCAAACAGAGTAGCCGCTATAGCCAGTCTCACTCCCGGAGCCACCTGGAGACATGTACCTACAAAAGAAAATCCAAGTGATCTTGCAACGCGTGGTGTTG
The Cydia amplana chromosome 22, ilCydAmpl1.1, whole genome shotgun sequence DNA segment above includes these coding regions:
- the LOC134658345 gene encoding zinc finger protein OZF-like translates to MSDICRLCLSFSSDNMRPLTDCDGIVYNSISFKIHIPLNNVFPNHICGVCVNKMTDFNNFCLQVQKNEENLLKELNKGKYALDKFYEQLKNKIKQENTLIHENQEAIDSVKENEVKIKTEVINSDCDTDFDPEDDVPLLKTRDSNIGHTDTNVTKTEIEIKETNVSPRIFSFKCLTCFEIFISQNKLLNHYNSVHKVKAETKGNQYTQIDSDEKIYKCNKCDKTYDNVRSVNKHAKTHCDENFHCKLCGRTYKTVSEIIRHGRAHNGMKMSCSLGCGFATVYSGALKSHERRHKEEFKFKCETCGKSFQVKTWYEQHQNIHTGAKPYTCDICGTAFHMDRYLKAHCSAVHPEASSKKRYVCVHCSKPCGTMKALTRHLKEHGITYSVLCDLCGKTLSSSEQLAIHKRLHTGVKPYSCSICHKAFARRSNLKLHHITHSGERAHACTACGKRYSQRSTLHRHVHRHHSSEKKCPKCDATFTTHTELEAHQKICS
- the LOC134658479 gene encoding uncharacterized protein LOC134658479, which encodes MTGRDAFNRSSRTLRSPPPERRPAMETAQGTPVAVAPAEGPEIVSTAEIQNWISEIERRLNEICTISNEGKLNSDQKIRINTLSKSVLGGISQMAVQYQAVKQNFLLCQAQVNTLSQQKNISTQLHEIKQRLEAKTTTEAKQSFADMVRTGKSSAVVPTNTSSIAIYPADKEKSSEDTKHLIQNLIKPEALKLHVRGMRKTKNGGIIISTDRKDDLEKLKASQQLQQSGLKVEDTTKRRPKIIILGVPTNMTEKEVFDCIFEQNFVDLQPSLSRDIFMSSVKLSHKSGKNDLSTCNYILECTAEIRRMLIQQQRVFINWTSCPVRDFTLLTRCYFCHLYGHSAKYCRDTAPTCGHCGSSGHSIKECTKQGDPPKCATCQRFKKPCNHKTGDEQCPAMKFAQIRYLNSINYEGD